ATATTTGGCAGGTTTTTTGTCCAATTCAAtgttcacttttttctttttcaattttctttctaAGGGTGGAGGCACAGTGGTGCAGTTAGGTGGTGGTTAGTGTTGGAAGCAGCAGTTTGGATTCACCTGTCATAGTCCTGGATGACTTTACCAACTGCCCAGATGGCTGTCAGGTATTCATTGTAGCCCTCGGGGTTGATGTAGTGGAGGGAATGGGGAGAGCTAGGATCCCCGTTAGAGCCTGTGAAGTCAATGGCAATCTGGGCCAGATCCAGAGAGGATATAGTTCAATATATAGGACACTTCTCAGcaattaaatgcaaatgagataCTACAGACAGTCAGTATGTTCATTATAACATCCTGATTTCTAAAATTTGAACATAAAGTAAACAAAAGGTATTAAAGTAATAATATCTTGTGTCCAACATTTCCAGACTCACGGTGAAGTTGATCTGACAGCCCCCCATAATATAATCCAGGAAGGTATACTCCTTCACCACCTGAAAGAGTAAacattatgttcattttgtgttgCGATGCAGTAAACACCAGCGAGGGCGGTTACATATGTATGAAGAATTGTCTTTAAAATGCATGCTctaaaaattaatcaaaaaatgtgCCAACGCACATCTATTCACAGGCAGAAAATCTACTGGCCGACACAGATATCAATGAGGAGTAAACACTCCAATTCATAGTTTCTAACTCATTACCTGGCAGCGCTTGACGCAAATGACCCCAGagtttttatagtttgttttcCTCAACTTTTTGGGGTTAACGCACTCAAATTCAGCCTGCAAGCGAGAACAGAGTCATATCTATGCCACTTTAACTATAAATAAATGACAGCCATTTTATTGGTAGAGTTGgaatcaaacacatacacatataaaagGCTCACCGGGCAAATGTGTGTTCCCGTTTGCAACTCTGCTAGAGTGGTTCTCAAGCTCCCAATAAGAACATGGGAGCCGTTCACATGATGGTCGTAACAGTCAACCtgaggacaaacagaaagacCTCCTGTGACGTGTgacacagaaaatatatatttccattttcattaaaaaaacagcaataagTAAATGATAAGGAAGGTTAgttctgtcagggtgtaaaaACTCTTAAGTGATAATagcaaaatgtcttttttaaactACTGAGGAAAATCCCCTTATACTACAAGTTTCTCTGTTAATGGAtgtgatataaatataattaaaacataaagcCTACAATAAATTACAAAGGTCACATCTCACATGCATGAATAAAGTAACATTTCACATCAATTTTAAATGCAGTAACAAAACTAagtaaaaagaacaaagcaAAAACCGCACACCTTCACATGGTGACGTCATTatcgtgcatgcacacacacactgcttatCCAGCCGGGTCGCAAGCTCTCCACTGTGTTAAGTTTGGGAGAATTTTAAAATGGGGAGGAAAAAATGCAATTACAAGATgaattagtagtagtagtaggttAGGCTCATATGGTCAATCAAGCCAACAAAAACTAATCAAAAAAATAAGAGATAAGAAATTTGCTGTTTTACACAACTCAAAGCATTATTCAGGggtagaaagaaaagaaaatagctTAGGCTGCATTTCACAGAGCAAATTAACTCAGATTagaagaaaaaattaaaatggtaaaaaaacaaacaaacaaaaaaaaaaaacacatttacctTTATAGGCTTTTCCACATCTCCTCCACAGAGAGATCGCAATGAGATGCGGAAGGGTCTCCAAATCGGGTTAAGGTTGTTGTAAACAACCTAGATAAACATGTTATTATGAACCACAAGTCTACAATAATTCAGTGCAAGCAGGTGAATGAGTTGTTGGTAAATATCTGTACCTCTGTCCTGTGAGCCAGCTGCCATCCAGTTTCTGTTAGCTTGAAGAACTCCAGGAAAGGGTCGGACCACCACAAAAACTGAACAACCGTATGCGATTAATAATTTACAGCACTTAAAAGGTCTATAAAATTTATATAAAGGCAgtacaaataatgaaaaacccTAATGCCAGATCTAAATTGACCTTCAATACCTTTTTGTCCAGCTTGCGCCCTGACACCTCAAACTCTGCCACTCTGGTGTCTGTTATTTCTTCAGCACAGATctatcataaaaaacaaaaaaataaaacaaggaatCAAAACTCTTGTTCAGTCTTGTAATTTGGGCCATATGACAGATAACTTTTTTGGGCGTTTTCAAAACCCAGAAATTGTGTAAAGTGAGATGAGTAAACAGCCAAAAGCACGTTCATGTCAACTTATACTAATGAGAGAGAAGCAATCAATCACCATAACCAGCAGCGGATATATAGTTATAGAGTATGTCTAATTCTTCCTTTAACCCTCTGGAGTCAGCCCACTCGTCAGTGAATACAGTGagaatgtattatttataatgacataactttatttgtatGCCATGCAGAGACTAGCTGAGGAAACCAGTTGAAAGTGCTGATGTGAAGCTTTCATTCCATGCCTCATTTATGTCTGAAGATAATTTTATATATTCCTAATACATTTTTctaaagttaaaatgtttatattttcgGTGGTTTACATGCTTACACGGACTTTGGATGaacaaggcacaaaaacaagttgggataaaatgttttgttaatttttgTAAAAGTTTGCAAAAActgaaagggtctgaatactttctgaacaTAATGtattgtggttttatttctAACAATTTCCGCTGTATTGGTGTGTAGAagaagtgaatatttttttacaacCTTGCACTgttctataataatattttgagTGATGCTCCCTGAAGATTTGAAAATCTTTATTGGGGTCTGTGTCAATTTCTCTTGTATTTTAGGCTCCTGGCAGTTTTGTTACACTGACAACACGTGAAGTCAGACTTAAAGCTGAGTTTGTGCTTAAAAAAACTACACCATGCATGTGTGGTGAGGACAATTCAAAAGGTgttcaagacaaaaaaagtacagaaaactgtcaaaaatgaaCTAAACTCTGGGGGCCAGAGGGTGAACAAACATGCGGTAACTAGCAGTGCAGTGCCAAACCTCCAGTAATCCTTGAAAAGTGTAACCGTATACAGCACATACATGTGCATTAAAAACAAGTGTGAGACACTTGGTCTGTTATTATAGGTGCCATCTACCTGACACACTTATGTTGTGACTGCCTGAGCACACTGGAGTCCATTCCGTCCAGTGTGTCTATGTCCACAAAGAGAGTGCCTCAGTCAAAGCTGGAGCATAGCTTATCACTTATATACATCTTTCACAAAAGAGAGTCCACTCACTGTGATGGTCCCACGACCTGCAGGCCTCTGGTTTTTCAGCATCAAAGGTCGAGTTATCTGCCTGCTGGAAACAATCTGGACACAAAACATCATCAGCGACATCACAGAACACAATGAAAAGGTGAACGGACAACCCAAAGTTTTCTCTTAAAACTGTACAAGGTGAAGCTCACCTGGCCCAAGGTACATTCAAGCTCCCCCAGAAAATCATCATCTTCCAGGTCATAGGTGTTATTGTCAATATCATACACGCAAAACTTCAGCCTCTGCACCATCTCGAAATAGTAGTCGATGGTAAACTTCTTGGAGAACTTTGGATTCAGACAGTTCAGGATCATCTCTGTGCGCCCAAActgaatcacagagaaaaaaaaagtacatctagtgtaagataaaaaataaataaatagtgaaaacctttgtttgtaaaaatgcaaaaaaggtacatttaacagttttttttctgcatctaGACCACATTGCATTGGGTCCAGATGAAAAACCACTACACTTACACATGTCAAATCTGATCTAGATAGATGATTTGGTGGGTGAGGCTAAAGACTCTTTAAAACATTCTGTCTGATTTGTGAAAATTTCATTCTATTTGTGAAAATGCACAAAAGGAacattttactgcttttttCACATCTAAAACACATTGCATGAGGTCCAGATGAAAAACCACTACACTTACACATGTCAAATCTGATCTAGATAATCCCAAAGAAGATAAAGACTCTTTAAAACAATTCAACAATTAATTCTAtctgtgaaaatgcaaaaaagggaAATTTCACCTCTTTTTCAAGACTAGACCACATCAGTACAGATGGAAAATACACTTGTCTTGTCAAATCTGGTCAAGATAATCCCTGAGAGAATAAAAACTCATCAGACAACATTAATGTTTTACCTTAAATGCCTTACACATATTCATAACAGTAAGAGGTGCAATAAACAGAGGATCGGCCGCTCAgctttgtaaattaaatttccCTTAACCTAACCCTATCCAGCTGGAATTCTTGTGCCATGACCTAATACAGACCTCATACCAATGGGAGCCTGAAGTGTTGATGTACAAGGCACACAGGGGGTCGGACTTGGAGAAGACGTCCATGTCCATGAGATTCTCACAGGAGATGGTGAGCTCCACCTTGGTGGCCCATTGAGTGGCTGCTGGCGCTGAGGCTCCACTTAAGGCCATGGCAGCTTGTTACACTAAGATGATCACACAGATGATTCACATATATTGTCCGGGGGCGATTCAGACCAGGAACATGTAGGCTATTCAAGTACTGTATcaaatgtttctgctgctttaaaatTTCTATCGTACAACATTTAAGAAATGTATTTCAcataattatatattacatGTTTTACACACACCTTTAACAGGCCGCAGCGTGTATCAGTTTGTACTGAAGTACAATCGACGACTATATAAATGGTGCgatgatgataataacagaATTAAACACACAAAGTATTGACTAAGACACAATTCGCGTTACTTGGACATGCGGGTAGTTTGGTGGGTGTGGCACCTGGTGCACCAAACTAACACCACCAGCAAGACAAGTCTCCTCAGAAACATGTTGTCTCTTTATATTAGCTGAAAGCTCACTGAGACTGGCTCACCTGCTTAGCTGTCGCCTGCGGTCGTTTATGTGAAACCTTTATCTGACAAGAACAGCTGGGGAGCCAGGGCGGAGCAGCGACTCACCAGCTCACCACTTACCCTTCCGGGAGCGTCAGGCGTGGTTTTCTCTGAGGCCCCTGATAAAATGTTACCACTTGTTCACGTGTGTCTGCTGCATTTGTACGAGAACACTTTAACTATTTACTGCACAATATTCCGACGAACGTTACGACGGAACTCTCACGAGAGTTTGTTGTAAGCCGTCGACTGCATTTGCAGGGAACAGACTTCGCCGGGGTGCATTCAAGaatgaaacatttatattaGCCGCTAGAAGACCTTCCGGTGTTAGCTCCAGTTTAAACTgctcctgtttgtctgtttgtttttaatacacCTCTGTGGACCTCCTTACAGTCTAGTTAAAAACATgtatattactttttttaaaaaatatttatttgtcacacACGCAATGTGcatgtgatggtgtgtgtgaggggttgtGTTAAACGACTACTGATACAacaatatagaaaaataaaaaaggggggATAAAAGTAATCAAGATGAAAAAGATAGTGTTAAATGTAACTACATGAGTCACAATTTTAAGGCAATGAAATATAAAGTATGTGtgttcttgtcttgtcttgtctttttgcagtattctgtttgttttacagttttctgtttgtgctctTGAATGCTCCCTGGTTGTATTTGCTATAAATTAGTGATTCCGTGGCTGTTCCTGATGTTTGAGTGTTTAGACCTCGGACTCAATGGCTTGGAGAGCGTGTACCAGGTTTGTGAGCAGGACCCCGTCCACTGCTAGAGGCGCCGGAGTCAGGGGCACTAACCGGTGTTACTGGACCACTACTTCGAGGAGGAGCGCCGCTGCTCTGGCCGTAAATATCAGACGGTGATATTGTTGTCCTGCATGAGACTGTTTACCTGATTGACAGGGAAGTTTAGGGCTTTGCTAAACCGCTGCTTCTGAGCTTATGTAGGTGAAAGGGCAGCAGCTTTAACCCTGTGACTAAAACAGAACAGGGTTAGTGTGACGACCAGGACGGCTGTCTATGATTTAACTGCGTTTTACTTGAAGTTGATCAAACTCTGAACAGTGCGGTGACCCCGGGCTTCCACCCTGTCCAGGTTACCTGGGGTCACCTCAGACTGATCATTGTAAATAACAGCCAGCAGACCATGAACCACTTTAACACCCGTCACCTCCTTTTTCCTGTGCAGAGTGGAAGAGCTGCTTTACTCCTGGGGCTCCCTGCCCTCTCCTGCCTGGGATATGAAGCTTATAACCGGATGCAGAGTTTAGCCGTGCTCCATGCTATAGGACAAGGTAGTTGGCAAATTGTACAACATGGGAGGTGCTGTTCAAATACAGATGTTGGCACTCGTTTTCATGACTCTCCACACAGTTCTCTTTACAGATTCTCTCGCATCCAAAATACTGTGGCACTAATGCGACCAAAACACGGGATCCACATCTCAAGAAAACTGTCACTCACAACACACCGACCTAAAACACATTAACAggcaatattataatatttatcaCCACTATTGCTATCTATTGCCAAAGGAAGTGGCTCATGAACTGGACtaattttattgtattacatgtattgttcattatttattaatttatttattattaatttaattattattactattaatgaGATGCTGGActggggataaataaagtatatatctatCTACATTCTCGACTATGCTACTTAATAGTATCAGTCACAAATGTTGCACTCTGCTTCAATAagctttatttaattaatttttaaaaatgttattttgcctttttattatGAGTAAAGCCAAGTACACCTAATGAAACTTAAGTATTTCAATCAAGAGACAGAATCTTTCTGCAGCCTGATCCACCCTGATCATAAACTGTCACCCATCCATGAGGAGGAGAGTTTCTCTGTGGGGCTGAGGAGTGGAGAGTAAGGTGGAAGGAAAAGTGACTCCATCTTGGGATTGGCTGTAAAACCAGTATGTAACTGTGAGAGAAACATCACATCTTTCAAACTGTTCTGGATTCAGTCTCACCTGCCCCCTTTCATCACCTGGTACATGTCTTTCATCTTTTGAACTTAGATGTAAGTTCTTACAAcagaatgtaaatgtgaaaaatacaaagatggGTTACTGGGAAACATGCAACTGCCAAGGTTTACTCTTTCTGTCCTCATTGTTGATCAATGGAAAATTAGTAATTTGCACCACTTGAAAGTAGAATATAGTCTGACGGGTCCATCTTGTAGCCCCGGTCTTGaagtgttttaatagttttaagaCCTTAATTGCTTTAATTTTTAGTTGTTGCTCATTTGTtgtaaagtttttgttttataagatcagttcctttttttttttttttttttttttggttttttttgtttgtttgttttttttaggttagGTGATATTATTCCATCAcaggactgtgaggctgcaactaacaattctTTTAATTATCAATACTTGTAATAATAGTTTGATACTTATTTTTCcataattatttgattatttgttcagtgaataaaatgtcagaaaatagtgaaaattaatttgtattCCCTGAAGGCCAAGTGAACAcgttcaggtgtgtgttgtgttgttttttttttttttttttaaaacatcagtcaaaaatgttttgagttatcatagaaaacagaaactaacaaattttcatatttaagaagctggtaccagaagacaacaaaacacagaggttTAGTAGTGGCAGAGTCTGAGTGAGAAAACATTTCACGGGGTTTTGGCGGATGTGATGACTGAATACATTTTACCTGAGAGAAATGGGCAGTGATTCACAGCCGAGTCCACTCTGACTGCTGTTGTTCTGACTGTGTGGAgagtttttgaaaatgtgaactCTGTATATAGAAATTCACGTtaccagctgtttttttaaaaaaaaaaaaaaaaaaaaaaaaaaaaaaaaaaaaaaaaaaaaaaaaaggtttctgaCTAAATTTGCTGTTCTGTTTTGTGCCTGTGCAGAGGAGGTTTTGGAGCAGGCTGACTACCTGTACAGCTGTGCAGAGACCGAGAAACTCTAccaactgctgctgcagtacaAGGACAGGTGAGTGGTAGATGGTAGAGTGCATTTGTATCTGCCACCAGGGGGCaccaaagtaaaacatttaacacatacacacatctaaGTACATCTAAATAAACCTGTATGCACTTGTATCCATCCAGTGACGATGCAGAGTTCCTGTGGAGGTTGGCCCGGGCATCTCGGGACCTGTCCCTCCTGCCCAACATGGAGGCCGAGCGGAAGAAGCAGCTGATGTTCGAGGCCTTTGAATACGCCAAGAGGGCACTGGAGAAAGATGACAAGTGTTTTGCAGCACACAAggttaaaagtgtgtgtgtgtgtgtgtgtccccttattttcttaaacaataaatgaaatgaatccaCTTGAAGGATATTAATCAGCCTTTTATGACACAAAACCTTCAGCTTTGTTCCTTTTCCTGATGTAGTGGTACGCTGTGTGTCTCAGCGACGTCGGGGATTACGAGGGAGTCAAGGTGAAAATAGGAAATTCATACATCATCAGGGAACATCTAGAGGTGAGAGGTCATTTGTGTCGATGTGTTATTATCACTGTGTCACATTTATCTATATTTTGaagtgaaacatttttctttttcctagaGAGCCGTCGAGCTGAATCCCAAAGATGCCACTTCCTTACACATCCTGGGTTACTGGTGAGAGCTTTATTCCGCACATCAGTCAGATGTGCGGAAGTCAGACATGGATATAAACATGTCTGTTTTAGATTTGACAGCTCAGTGTTGCTTCTAAGACTTTGCGGAGGTAAAGGGAGCTGATGCTGGCAGTGGACTGATTGTTGGTGCAGGGGGGCGGTGATGAACAAGATGTGTTTGTCACTATTATAGGCCCAATGAAAGCTAACAGAATTGGATGTAAACCAGATGGAAaagtgtgtaaaaacaaaaataatcaaatcttAACCACATGTTCGTTCGAAGGGGAAATaatactgttgctgtttttaaagcaaaacCCACAGGGTTTGAGGTATGAGGTGACTTCACTCTGTTGTTTACTGTGTATCGGACAGTAGTTCACTAATACAAATTGTAGTGCTACATGAgaaagtgttgtgttttctgagcTGAAGAACAGAAAACCATTCCTGTGCCACTCTGCACGTCTGTCTTCCTCGATCCACTGTGACCtgcaatcatcatcatcatcatcatcatcatccaaaCTGCAGCAGACTGGATGTTCGTGTAGTTTATGGTTTGAAGACTCTGACCATGTAATAACAGTGTCTCCAGTGTGAGTTTGGCCTGTTACTTGTCTTTATTAAATCAagagaaaaatgtcagaaaaaccaTATTAAGAGTGGAGACCATTCATCCTGAGAGGGACATGAAGGTCCTTCCAAcggacctttttcacagcaacatTTTGACTTGGCAGGTGTAACTAATTCAAATGCTAATTGAAACAGTTGCAATATCAGATCTTTTATCCAAGATCTTACTAATGGGCCAATTATTATTAGAGCTATAAGTCACTTAAAGGTTCTTTTTGGAGTCAAGACCTCTAGTAGTGTTGTGGAGCCATTTTTCTGTGAGTGGTTCTCCGTTACCTCCCGTCAGGTAACGTGCCAACATATGCTGCAGTGTTTGGGGGGTCCACAAATAAGATTGCTGTAAACAaccatggatgtaaacaatttTGCCTTCAAAATACTTGGCGTTTcatgaggaagaaaatgcattcaacatgtttgttataGCCCAAGGACACAAACAGTGATAAATACTGCTTGTAAACAGCTTTAAGGCTTTCATTCAGGGAAATCCATGTCTTTCTCAGGTGCTTTGCTTTTGCTGAGCTGCCGTGGTATCAACGCAAGGTGGCGGCTGTAATCTTTGCGTCACCACCTGTGTCCACATACGAGGAGGTGAGGACACTTCTGTCTCTTACTTTGTTTTGCCTCTTACTGCAGTGTTAAAACGGCTTTGACACCTTTTACAAATGTGGATGAAATCATGTTTGTCTGTCCCTTTCAGGCCCTGGCATTCTTCCTGAAGGCTGAAGAGGGTAAAATGCTGGATCCTAATCAACTCGCTGAGGCAGTTGCTGAAAAATGTTGGCTGCAGCTAGAAGTCTTGGCTTGGAAATGTTTTCTCCACTGTTCATAAATGTctccatattttatttattct
This DNA window, taken from Seriola aureovittata isolate HTS-2021-v1 ecotype China chromosome 20, ASM2101889v1, whole genome shotgun sequence, encodes the following:
- the LOC130161505 gene encoding copine-3-like isoform X1, giving the protein MALSGASAPAATQWATKVELTISCENLMDMDVFSKSDPLCALYINTSGSHWYEFGRTEMILNCLNPKFSKKFTIDYYFEMVQRLKFCVYDIDNNTYDLEDDDFLGELECTLGQIVSSRQITRPLMLKNQRPAGRGTITICAEEITDTRVAEFEVSGRKLDKKFLWWSDPFLEFFKLTETGWQLAHRTEVVYNNLNPIWRPFRISLRSLCGGDVEKPIKVDCYDHHVNGSHVLIGSLRTTLAELQTGTHICPAEFECVNPKKLRKTNYKNSGVICVKRCQVVKEYTFLDYIMGGCQINFTIAIDFTGSNGDPSSPHSLHYINPEGYNEYLTAIWAVGKVIQDYDSNKMFPVFGFGAQVPPSWQVSHEFPINFNPANPFCAGIEGVVEAYQKCLPKLKLWGPTNFSPIIKHVACFARQALQQNRASQYFVLLIITDGVITDMDQTRTAIVEASRLPMSIIIVGVGGADFSAMEFLDSDDKLLRSPMGDVAARDIVQFVPFRDFQGNSIALAQSVLAELPDQVASFFNSYKLKPPNIFNVSEPS
- the rmdn1 gene encoding regulator of microtubule dynamics protein 1: MAWRACTRFVSRTPSTARGAGVRGTNRCYWTTTSRRSAAALASGRAALLLGLPALSCLGYEAYNRMQSLAVLHAIGQEEVLEQADYLYSCAETEKLYQLLLQYKDSDDAEFLWRLARASRDLSLLPNMEAERKKQLMFEAFEYAKRALEKDDKCFAAHKWYAVCLSDVGDYEGVKVKIGNSYIIREHLERAVELNPKDATSLHILGYWCFAFAELPWYQRKVAAVIFASPPVSTYEEALAFFLKAEEVDPDFYSKNLLMLGKTYMGMKDKQKALFWLTKAKEYPAHTLEDKEVHKEAVDLLKKLG
- the LOC130161505 gene encoding copine-3-like isoform X2, which encodes MILNCLNPKFSKKFTIDYYFEMVQRLKFCVYDIDNNTYDLEDDDFLGELECTLGQIVSSRQITRPLMLKNQRPAGRGTITICAEEITDTRVAEFEVSGRKLDKKFLWWSDPFLEFFKLTETGWQLAHRTEVVYNNLNPIWRPFRISLRSLCGGDVEKPIKVDCYDHHVNGSHVLIGSLRTTLAELQTGTHICPAEFECVNPKKLRKTNYKNSGVICVKRCQVVKEYTFLDYIMGGCQINFTIAIDFTGSNGDPSSPHSLHYINPEGYNEYLTAIWAVGKVIQDYDSNKMFPVFGFGAQVPPSWQVSHEFPINFNPANPFCAGIEGVVEAYQKCLPKLKLWGPTNFSPIIKHVACFARQALQQNRASQYFVLLIITDGVITDMDQTRTAIVEASRLPMSIIIVGVGGADFSAMEFLDSDDKLLRSPMGDVAARDIVQFVPFRDFQGNSIALAQSVLAELPDQVASFFNSYKLKPPNIFNVSEPS